A single window of Stenotrophomonas sp. Marseille-Q4652 DNA harbors:
- a CDS encoding DUF927 domain-containing protein, which translates to MAAPMTPKNSKSQHPVAQTLEALEAEGWDLDLPAKGDELEAPEGDPLAPGGSQVFYAGGAMGEITARGFWKMDREGAYYCVHPLPLWPAEIIEAATQDGTTAVYVRMRFARVHGGTGELKLPLGELGGFGRKDHPLVRGGWKPPASKRAGAVEEILTYALKELSELGMLPTRKGYEIAGWVEHDRHVRPGSDLYVGQALGSTVTGGSREVWAKTMTELMNDSGILAFTIACALGSLFRGVVPLPHSTSHIVNLTGAPSRGKTTILKVISSLAGVPDKPGFLDGASTARGLENRLAASNHGWMLVDEFDQLLMKDADGGATTLMFVSNGGGREKATQTGGSVQGATWSVTVVGTGNKSLLDLAASAKKGEALTTRIFELDILDADLTTFTEVSALPSRLHKLSENYGWGYPTAVEAIASRRGEWIQLFYEIDEEQRSNERLAPIFQDQARLLAFFELALMGAELAKEVISPAAGAAALEAVGIAMARYEQEPEKGITQSLHRQHKLLLDLHEWLSLNAGRFVWKGYAWKEPARMRFDTAGDAYDEEASRGITEGDRQAEQARYLTSCALGGSRGALGQVKQVRPMKDDLDFEGELVLGAAALEELERNAKIDRAELTTAAKAFGLLQTNEKDRDAYKLSGALARQLGGGSRGLKLLLRKPDLTEQIRTLAAMPAKAAWRPARWADDTGMADMWASQDTAALEALAQANAEQVAQGYVQHDDDDQELYIPGFDDLDAQGQALPGSVEALFGGKP; encoded by the coding sequence ATGGCGGCACCCATGACCCCAAAAAACAGCAAGAGCCAGCATCCTGTGGCCCAGACCTTGGAAGCCTTGGAAGCCGAAGGCTGGGATCTGGACCTCCCCGCGAAAGGCGACGAGCTGGAGGCGCCGGAGGGCGACCCGCTGGCACCCGGCGGAAGCCAGGTTTTCTACGCAGGCGGCGCCATGGGCGAAATCACCGCCCGCGGCTTCTGGAAGATGGACAGGGAGGGCGCTTACTACTGCGTCCACCCGTTGCCGTTGTGGCCAGCGGAAATCATTGAGGCTGCCACGCAAGACGGCACTACCGCGGTCTATGTGCGTATGCGCTTCGCGCGCGTCCATGGCGGCACCGGTGAGTTGAAGTTGCCCCTGGGTGAGCTGGGTGGCTTTGGCCGCAAGGACCACCCGCTGGTGCGCGGTGGCTGGAAGCCGCCGGCGTCAAAGCGTGCCGGCGCCGTCGAGGAAATCCTGACCTACGCGCTCAAGGAGCTTTCAGAGCTGGGAATGCTACCCACGCGCAAGGGCTACGAGATTGCCGGATGGGTGGAGCATGACAGGCACGTGCGCCCAGGCTCTGATCTTTACGTGGGCCAGGCCTTGGGCTCCACCGTCACCGGCGGCAGCCGTGAGGTCTGGGCCAAGACCATGACCGAGCTGATGAACGATAGCGGCATTCTCGCTTTCACCATCGCTTGCGCCCTGGGTTCGCTGTTCCGCGGCGTGGTGCCGTTGCCCCACTCAACCAGCCACATCGTCAACCTGACCGGCGCGCCTTCGCGCGGCAAAACCACCATCCTCAAGGTGATTTCCTCGCTGGCCGGCGTGCCGGACAAGCCCGGTTTCCTGGATGGGGCCAGCACGGCGCGCGGCCTGGAGAACCGGCTGGCTGCGAGCAATCACGGCTGGATGCTGGTCGATGAGTTCGACCAGCTGCTGATGAAAGACGCCGACGGTGGCGCCACCACCTTGATGTTTGTCTCCAACGGCGGCGGGCGTGAGAAGGCCACCCAGACCGGTGGCAGTGTCCAAGGCGCTACCTGGAGCGTGACCGTGGTGGGCACCGGCAACAAGTCACTGCTGGACCTGGCGGCCAGCGCGAAGAAGGGCGAGGCGCTGACCACCCGCATTTTCGAGCTGGACATCCTGGACGCAGACTTGACCACGTTCACCGAAGTGTCGGCGTTGCCGTCGCGCCTCCACAAGCTTTCAGAAAACTACGGCTGGGGCTATCCCACCGCGGTGGAAGCCATCGCCAGCCGGCGCGGCGAATGGATTCAACTGTTCTACGAGATTGACGAAGAACAGCGCAGCAACGAGCGCCTGGCGCCGATTTTCCAGGACCAAGCGCGGCTGCTGGCCTTCTTTGAGCTGGCCCTGATGGGCGCCGAGCTTGCCAAGGAAGTCATTTCTCCCGCCGCCGGCGCCGCCGCCCTGGAAGCGGTGGGCATTGCCATGGCCCGCTACGAGCAAGAGCCCGAAAAAGGGATTACCCAGTCGCTTCACCGGCAGCACAAGCTGCTGCTGGACCTCCACGAGTGGCTTTCCCTCAATGCGGGCCGGTTTGTCTGGAAAGGCTACGCATGGAAAGAACCGGCGCGTATGCGCTTTGACACTGCCGGCGACGCTTACGACGAGGAAGCCAGCCGCGGCATTACCGAGGGCGATCGTCAGGCCGAGCAGGCCCGCTATTTGACCTCCTGCGCCCTGGGCGGCAGTCGTGGGGCCTTGGGCCAGGTGAAGCAGGTGCGCCCAATGAAGGATGACTTGGATTTTGAGGGCGAGCTGGTGCTGGGCGCGGCAGCGCTGGAAGAGCTGGAGCGCAACGCGAAGATTGACCGCGCCGAGCTGACGACCGCCGCCAAGGCGTTCGGCTTGCTCCAGACCAACGAGAAGGACCGCGACGCTTACAAGCTGTCCGGCGCCTTGGCTCGCCAGCTGGGCGGTGGCTCCCGTGGTTTGAAGCTGCTGCTGCGCAAGCCTGACCTGACCGAGCAGATCCGCACCTTGGCGGCAATGCCCGCCAAAGCTGCCTGGCGCCCGGCGCGCTGGGCCGATGACACCGGCATGGCCGACATGTGGGCCAGCCAGGACACGGCCGCCCTGGAAGCCCTGGCCCAGGCCAACGCCGAGCAGGTGGCCCAGGGTTACGTCCAGCACGACGACGACGACCAGGAGCTTTATATTCCGGGCTTCGATGACCTCGACGCCCAGGGCCAGGCCCTGCCTGGGTCAGTGGAAGCCCTGTTTGGAGGCAAACCATGA
- a CDS encoding DotA/TraY family protein, whose product MTESTRLARMPRPTLKERVEYRDTADAVSEFRETAEAIGRTPADCLREAARDWTAKTKAVYGLAPYLLLLVSLFLPGLAMAGPFDVPDSDLSKKLFLDNLFPELTGGGGGSPLGAAVGMFNTAVLIVAGILVMYTLIAGTLSTAHDGEMLGKKWSSLWLPIRTTLGAAAILPTMGGFSVIQAIVIWLALQGVGIANSVWGAYADNPLQGAAYVPPSEVRQLEKIAGQMFLQHVCRAGLEQAEANTDMSQLQGVGLRSWKATRQTTDNDNVMAWNYVTSWGFSCGTMMIHKPKRGDFATDASSAAARNLVDPYAIAQGVFPAHVSALTAMDARMSALADRFVAAPTMGAGDDTVNGPAVTAEIKAAAVAYSQTIKQASQSQANVLQSDDFKQALQQDGWVMAGAFYTKLAHALDSISSATSRSAQLSVQGEFPKALPDVQLRWAEASAALRDVTSPGAHTVGSEQGGNIMDKLLTVVLDSARDVDPEGMSGHPLIATKNTGESMKSWGIGIYTVGAVVVAAAGVIAGNVAGKGLGTDTALLALTDILSTPLFALVGPLILMGAVLSSVIPMLPFILWVGVVLGWIVLVTEAVIAAPLWAVAHMAPDGDGVVGRGGQGYMLVLSLTLRPALMVLGLICAIAILVPVGEWLNSTFAHVFRLNVMQDNPSWGGFINILMGLAIYSTLMVTVMTKIFSLIHVIPDNVLRWIGGGVDNMLGQNAQPLAGAVEGQSTNLLGAGVAAGAVTNQLGNKVAAAAREHAGRQRREEENNERQNSKLVEDLEQSREKAWEANDRAEERGSVSNYERAFDAEARHGQAALNVAGRMDAGFGQRLAQARQADAGTGGTQAQDELIASEASTAPDAKPYQQALAEAQRAFAKAERNAQAAKKAAEPEDE is encoded by the coding sequence ATGACTGAGTCCACCCGGCTGGCGCGTATGCCGCGCCCCACACTCAAAGAGCGCGTGGAATACCGCGACACCGCCGACGCGGTGAGCGAGTTCCGCGAGACTGCAGAAGCCATCGGCCGCACCCCGGCCGATTGCCTGCGCGAAGCCGCCCGCGACTGGACGGCTAAAACCAAAGCCGTTTACGGCTTGGCGCCCTACCTGCTGTTGCTGGTGAGCCTGTTCCTGCCAGGCCTGGCCATGGCCGGCCCGTTCGACGTGCCGGACAGTGACCTGTCTAAAAAGCTGTTCCTGGACAACCTCTTTCCCGAGCTGACCGGCGGCGGCGGCGGCAGCCCGCTGGGCGCAGCCGTGGGCATGTTCAACACCGCCGTGCTCATCGTGGCCGGGATCCTGGTGATGTATACGCTCATCGCCGGCACGCTCTCGACCGCGCACGACGGCGAAATGCTGGGCAAGAAGTGGTCCAGCCTGTGGCTGCCCATCCGCACCACCCTGGGCGCGGCCGCCATTCTGCCAACCATGGGCGGCTTTAGCGTCATCCAGGCCATCGTGATTTGGCTGGCCCTCCAGGGCGTTGGCATTGCCAACTCCGTCTGGGGCGCCTACGCCGACAACCCGCTCCAGGGCGCGGCCTACGTGCCGCCGTCCGAAGTCCGCCAGCTTGAGAAAATTGCCGGGCAAATGTTCCTGCAGCACGTGTGCCGGGCTGGCCTGGAACAAGCCGAAGCCAATACTGACATGAGCCAGCTTCAAGGCGTTGGCCTGCGCTCCTGGAAGGCCACCCGCCAGACCACGGACAACGACAACGTGATGGCCTGGAACTACGTGACCAGCTGGGGCTTTTCCTGCGGCACGATGATGATTCACAAGCCCAAGCGCGGGGACTTTGCTACCGACGCGAGCAGCGCGGCGGCCCGCAACCTGGTAGACCCATACGCCATTGCTCAAGGCGTGTTTCCAGCCCACGTGTCGGCGCTCACGGCCATGGACGCGCGCATGTCAGCCCTGGCTGACCGGTTTGTGGCGGCTCCCACCATGGGCGCCGGCGATGACACGGTGAACGGGCCCGCGGTGACGGCTGAAATCAAAGCCGCGGCCGTGGCCTACTCGCAGACCATCAAGCAGGCGTCGCAGTCCCAGGCCAACGTCCTCCAGTCCGACGACTTCAAGCAAGCGCTGCAGCAAGACGGCTGGGTCATGGCCGGCGCGTTCTACACCAAGCTGGCCCACGCCTTGGACTCGATCTCTTCGGCCACCAGCCGGTCGGCCCAGCTGTCAGTCCAGGGCGAGTTCCCGAAGGCACTCCCCGACGTCCAACTGCGCTGGGCCGAAGCCAGCGCGGCGCTGCGTGATGTGACCAGCCCAGGCGCCCACACCGTGGGCAGCGAGCAGGGCGGCAACATCATGGACAAGCTGCTGACCGTGGTGCTAGACAGTGCCCGCGACGTGGATCCGGAAGGCATGTCTGGCCATCCCCTGATTGCCACCAAGAACACCGGCGAGTCCATGAAGTCCTGGGGCATTGGTATCTACACCGTGGGCGCCGTGGTGGTGGCTGCTGCCGGCGTTATCGCCGGTAACGTCGCCGGCAAAGGCCTGGGCACTGACACCGCCTTACTGGCCCTGACTGACATTCTTTCCACTCCGCTGTTTGCCCTGGTCGGCCCCCTGATTTTGATGGGCGCCGTGCTCTCCAGCGTCATCCCCATGCTGCCTTTCATTCTCTGGGTGGGCGTGGTCCTGGGCTGGATTGTCCTGGTGACCGAGGCCGTCATTGCCGCGCCGCTCTGGGCCGTGGCCCACATGGCCCCGGACGGTGACGGCGTGGTGGGCCGCGGTGGCCAGGGTTACATGCTGGTGCTGTCGTTGACCCTGCGCCCGGCGCTCATGGTCCTGGGTCTGATTTGTGCCATCGCCATCCTGGTCCCCGTCGGCGAATGGCTCAACTCCACCTTTGCTCACGTGTTCCGCCTGAACGTCATGCAGGACAACCCGAGCTGGGGCGGCTTCATCAACATCCTGATGGGCCTGGCCATCTACTCCACGCTGATGGTCACGGTGATGACCAAGATTTTCAGCCTCATCCACGTCATTCCCGACAACGTGCTGCGCTGGATTGGCGGCGGGGTGGACAACATGCTGGGCCAGAACGCTCAACCCCTGGCCGGTGCGGTTGAAGGCCAGTCCACCAACCTCCTGGGCGCCGGTGTGGCCGCCGGTGCGGTCACCAACCAGCTGGGTAACAAGGTGGCGGCGGCAGCCCGTGAGCACGCTGGAAGACAGAGGCGCGAGGAAGAGAACAACGAGCGTCAGAACAGCAAGCTGGTGGAAGACTTGGAGCAGTCCCGAGAAAAGGCCTGGGAGGCCAACGACCGGGCCGAAGAGCGCGGATCCGTCTCTAACTATGAGCGCGCTTTCGACGCCGAGGCACGCCACGGCCAGGCCGCTTTGAACGTGGCCGGCAGGATGGACGCAGGCTTTGGCCAGCGTCTGGCCCAGGCTCGCCAAGCCGACGCCGGCACCGGCGGCACCCAGGCCCAAGATGAGCTGATTGCCTCAGAAGCCAGCACCGCCCCGGACGCCAAGCCCTACCAGCAGGCGCTGGCCGAGGCCCAGCGTGCGTTTGCCAAGGCTGAGCGCAACGCCCAGGCCGCCAAGAAGGCAGCCGAGCCGGAGGATGAGTAA
- a CDS encoding ParA family protein: protein MSPAKPALGKTISIANAKGGVGKSTCTLFTAGALAAAGHKVQVVDLDGQGSSLIWAANRAQMGRAPAFDVTRAPAPGYDWTVYDHPPGLPQKVNTRAHVVLVPTFLALFDLAATGSFVKDLHQAGQRFLVVPNRYEKVSGHISALTELFPEGHPYLKKHSSIQTGIFNGVTPYDEKSGIRDALVIRQHFDEVMDHLVALLTDPSRQLPYTELVKLAEQEKAKLATAQAPNAPLF, encoded by the coding sequence ATGAGCCCCGCCAAACCAGCACTCGGTAAAACAATCAGCATTGCCAATGCCAAAGGTGGCGTGGGCAAGAGCACCTGCACCCTGTTCACCGCCGGCGCCCTGGCCGCGGCCGGCCACAAAGTCCAGGTGGTAGACCTGGACGGGCAGGGCTCCAGCCTCATCTGGGCGGCCAACCGCGCCCAGATGGGCAGGGCCCCGGCCTTCGATGTGACCCGCGCTCCCGCGCCCGGCTACGACTGGACGGTTTACGACCACCCCCCGGGCCTGCCCCAAAAGGTCAACACGCGCGCTCACGTGGTGCTGGTGCCCACCTTCCTGGCCCTGTTCGACCTGGCGGCCACTGGCAGCTTTGTGAAGGACCTCCACCAGGCCGGCCAGCGCTTCCTGGTGGTGCCCAACCGGTATGAAAAGGTTTCCGGTCACATCAGTGCCCTGACTGAGCTTTTCCCCGAGGGCCATCCCTACCTCAAGAAGCACTCCAGCATTCAGACCGGCATTTTTAACGGCGTGACCCCCTACGACGAGAAGAGCGGGATCCGCGACGCGCTGGTTATCCGTCAGCACTTCGATGAAGTCATGGACCACCTGGTGGCCCTGCTGACCGACCCCAGCCGTCAGTTGCCCTACACAGAACTGGTGAAGCTGGCGGAACAGGAGAAGGCCAAGCTGGCCACCGCCCAAGCCCCCAACGCCCCATTGTTTTAA
- a CDS encoding ankyrin repeat domain-containing protein, whose protein sequence is MTDLHRAVEARDLSTLQRLLEEGADPNRRGGQVHPPLHRAAQLGDVEAVKALLAAGANPNSRGFWKQTPLMYAAQGEGDTSAAAAVLLNAGAKLSARDRSNDTALLCAVRTGHPNVSRLLAAASKSHHLETMLKQAPTAPASRGRL, encoded by the coding sequence GTGACCGACCTCCACCGCGCCGTTGAGGCCCGCGACCTTTCCACCCTCCAGCGGTTGCTGGAGGAAGGCGCGGATCCCAACCGGCGCGGTGGCCAGGTCCACCCGCCGCTCCACCGAGCCGCCCAGCTGGGCGATGTGGAAGCGGTCAAGGCATTGTTGGCCGCTGGGGCCAACCCAAATTCCCGCGGATTCTGGAAACAGACCCCGCTGATGTATGCGGCCCAGGGCGAGGGTGACACCTCTGCCGCCGCTGCTGTGCTGCTGAACGCCGGCGCCAAGTTGAGCGCGCGTGACCGCAGCAACGACACTGCATTGCTCTGTGCCGTCCGAACCGGCCACCCCAACGTTTCCCGCTTGCTCGCCGCGGCGAGCAAATCCCACCACCTGGAAACCATGTTGAAGCAGGCGCCAACGGCGCCTGCGTCACGGGGGAGGCTCTGA